In Priestia megaterium NBRC 15308 = ATCC 14581, the following proteins share a genomic window:
- a CDS encoding cyanophycinase produces the protein MKKKLVSCLISFTLLSSLSTPLLAKAQENTEDIKGSLVIAGGGIGTSNHEIYEKFLSLAGGKEKAKVGIIPAASTTLQSSKKFKEDLVKYGANSDSIKILPVSNHDFSDTQKDESTWKNQVNDKKLSRTIKGLTAVWFVGGDQTKIVDSLRQNNGSDSEALKAIWDIYRKGAVIGGTSAGAAIMSDVMITGGDSLGALKDSLENKENKHVSKNQRSQKEYEPLSIQKGLGFFQHGIIDQHMDERARLGRLAVAAYTSERDKEKNFAYGVDEDTAMVVNNKDQKIEVVGRSGVAVLDMSKAELVSKQKARSGLENIKVSYLSPGDKINYHLKSFEFPKERVETKGFEYYSFNALPATGVFTPYGRLKAYLSYSLVDNESMKSAKSYVYDSKGSGYEIAFQKDNNTNGYWRYTDGQKDDYSIVNVKMDITPKTFKFQPDRKTSLTYKKPTFSSSESPAYDSIKGNLLIAGGALGSSNSSVYNKFINLAGGKQAKIGIVPAASTKFDSSNQFKSDLIKYGVKAENIEILPISNHDFKGTSENESTWKTNMNSDKLAQKVKGLTGIWFVGGDQTLITGSLRNENGSDSKVLQAIWHTYKNGAVLGGTSAGAAIMSNTMLAGGDSYGALSYGFTNTYDDMNQQEGGPAYLEKGLGFFQYGLVDQHFDNKARLGRLIATAYEKGNKNQLSYGIDEDTAMVVNNKEKQIEVVGRGGITLVDLAKVQANDKFPSDYKNILISCITPGDKVNLTTKEIVINPAKTSTRKNEYYSEKVGPNTGLFSPHGVLRKFLAYDLVDNAQSKEIKSYAFNQNKGFELTFRKSAESNGYWAYTDGQKDDYSIVKVALDIKPIDVDIR, from the coding sequence ATGAAAAAGAAACTTGTTTCATGTCTTATCAGCTTTACATTACTTTCTTCTTTGAGTACACCGCTGCTTGCAAAAGCACAAGAAAATACTGAAGACATTAAAGGCAGCCTTGTTATTGCAGGCGGAGGTATAGGGACATCTAATCACGAAATCTATGAAAAGTTTCTCTCGCTTGCTGGAGGAAAAGAAAAAGCAAAAGTAGGGATTATTCCAGCTGCTAGCACAACGCTGCAGTCTTCTAAAAAGTTTAAGGAAGACCTCGTAAAATACGGAGCAAACTCAGATTCTATTAAAATTCTTCCCGTTTCAAATCACGATTTTTCTGATACACAAAAGGACGAATCAACCTGGAAGAATCAAGTAAATGATAAGAAGTTATCCCGTACGATTAAAGGACTAACGGCAGTTTGGTTTGTTGGAGGAGATCAAACCAAAATTGTGGATTCTCTTCGTCAAAATAATGGAAGTGATTCTGAAGCGTTAAAAGCTATTTGGGATATATATCGTAAAGGAGCAGTAATCGGAGGCACAAGTGCAGGAGCTGCAATTATGAGTGACGTCATGATTACAGGAGGAGACAGTCTAGGAGCGTTAAAAGACAGTTTAGAAAACAAGGAAAATAAACATGTAAGCAAAAACCAACGCAGTCAAAAAGAGTACGAGCCTCTATCAATTCAAAAAGGGCTGGGGTTTTTCCAACACGGCATAATTGATCAGCACATGGATGAACGAGCACGACTTGGGCGACTTGCAGTAGCTGCATATACTTCTGAACGTGACAAAGAAAAAAACTTTGCATACGGTGTGGACGAAGATACGGCTATGGTCGTTAACAATAAAGATCAAAAGATTGAAGTTGTTGGACGAAGCGGAGTAGCCGTCTTGGATATGAGCAAAGCTGAGCTTGTATCTAAGCAGAAAGCTCGTTCGGGATTAGAGAATATAAAGGTTAGTTACTTATCTCCTGGAGATAAAATTAACTATCATTTAAAGTCATTTGAATTTCCAAAAGAGAGAGTAGAAACGAAGGGATTTGAATATTACTCGTTTAACGCACTGCCTGCTACGGGTGTTTTTACGCCATATGGAAGATTAAAGGCTTATTTATCCTATTCTCTTGTTGACAATGAATCGATGAAATCTGCGAAAAGCTATGTTTATGACAGTAAAGGGTCGGGATATGAAATTGCTTTTCAAAAGGACAATAATACAAACGGCTACTGGAGATATACTGACGGACAAAAAGATGACTATTCCATTGTAAATGTCAAAATGGATATTACGCCCAAAACCTTCAAATTCCAACCGGATAGAAAAACTAGTTTAACGTATAAAAAACCTACTTTTTCTTCATCTGAAAGTCCTGCATACGATTCGATTAAAGGTAATCTCTTAATTGCAGGAGGAGCGCTTGGCAGCAGCAATTCAAGCGTGTATAACAAGTTTATTAATCTTGCAGGAGGAAAACAAGCCAAAATAGGAATTGTGCCTGCAGCGAGTACTAAGTTCGACTCTTCTAATCAGTTTAAAAGTGATTTAATTAAATACGGAGTGAAAGCAGAAAATATAGAGATTTTACCTATTTCGAACCATGACTTTAAAGGAACTTCTGAAAATGAGTCGACTTGGAAAACAAATATGAACAGTGATAAACTAGCGCAAAAAGTTAAAGGGCTAACGGGCATTTGGTTTGTAGGAGGAGATCAAACCTTGATTACGGGCTCCTTGCGTAATGAAAATGGTTCGGACTCAAAAGTTTTACAAGCTATATGGCATACGTATAAAAACGGGGCAGTACTTGGCGGTACGAGCGCCGGCGCGGCAATTATGAGTAATACTATGCTCGCAGGCGGAGATAGCTACGGAGCGCTTTCATACGGATTTACAAACACATATGATGATATGAATCAGCAAGAAGGCGGGCCTGCTTATTTGGAAAAAGGTCTTGGCTTTTTCCAATACGGTCTTGTAGATCAGCATTTTGACAACAAAGCAAGACTCGGACGTCTTATTGCAACAGCATATGAAAAAGGAAATAAAAATCAGCTTTCATACGGAATTGATGAAGATACTGCTATGGTGGTAAATAATAAAGAAAAACAAATAGAAGTTGTGGGAAGAGGCGGTATTACGCTAGTTGACTTAGCGAAGGTACAGGCAAATGACAAATTTCCGAGTGACTACAAAAATATTCTTATCTCTTGTATCACTCCAGGCGACAAAGTAAATCTCACAACAAAAGAAATCGTCATAAACCCAGCTAAAACATCTACTAGAAAAAATGAATACTACAGTGAAAAAGTTGGACCAAATACAGGTCTTTTCTCTCCGCACGGTGTACTAAGAAAGTTTTTAGCTTACGATCTTGTTGATAACGCTCAGAGTAAAGAAATAAAGAGCTATGCGTTTAACCAAAACAAAGGTTTTGAGCTTACCTTCCGAAAAAGTGCTGAAAGCAATGGTTATTGGGCTTATACAGACGGTCAAAAAGACGATTACTCCATTGTAAAGGTAGCCTTAGATATCAAACCAATAGATGTAGATATTAGATGA
- a CDS encoding reverse transcriptase/maturase family protein — MRSPKIVLGNLASHSNKAGYKYKKLYRNLYNPLFFLDAYQNIYASEGNMTAGTDGKTIDGMSTERISALIDKLRDYSYQPKPVRRVYIPKKNGKKRPLGIPSVEDKLVQEVIKNLLQSIYEPTFSKFSHGFRPEKSCHTALIQVKGTFTGSRWFIEGDIEGFFDNINHHILIHTLRKRIDDEQFISLIWKFLRAGYLEEWKFHKTFSGAPQGGILSPLLANIYLNELDNFINRYKSTFDVGKVRRINPAYSKIQHQINRVKKELRESKEIDEVREKELTNKVHELLAERERIPQRYPMDENYKRIQYVRYADDFLIGVIGSKEDAYKVKKDIANFLKSELKLTLSEEKTLITNTRHKARFLGYDVKVLRDFHSKRRSDGIKTRAFSLKCELYMPTDLVYSRLFKKGVIKVNQKTGQWKPMHRPELIKLVPLEILRNYNAQIRGTYQYYQLAVNVCHLNSYKYLLEYSMYKTLANKYRTTLGKAKQKFMVNGIFQVSYMTKSGKKTEVLYDKGFRRNKAPITKKDIEKLPSEVSYQSRTSLIQRLMANQCEWCKAEEGSMEVHHVRKLKNLKGKKKWERQMIARSRKTMVLCRKCHHDLHNGKLD, encoded by the coding sequence TTGCGAAGCCCAAAAATCGTATTAGGAAATCTAGCATCTCACAGTAACAAAGCAGGATATAAATACAAAAAATTATATCGAAATCTGTATAACCCATTATTTTTTCTTGATGCCTATCAAAATATATACGCCAGCGAAGGAAACATGACTGCTGGAACAGATGGAAAGACCATTGACGGAATGTCTACAGAAAGAATCTCAGCACTAATTGATAAGTTACGAGATTATTCTTACCAACCAAAACCAGTAAGAAGAGTTTATATTCCAAAGAAAAATGGAAAAAAGCGTCCGTTGGGCATACCTTCCGTAGAAGATAAGTTAGTTCAAGAAGTCATCAAAAACCTATTACAATCCATCTATGAACCAACCTTTAGTAAGTTCTCTCATGGCTTTCGCCCTGAAAAAAGTTGCCATACAGCACTAATTCAGGTCAAAGGAACCTTTACTGGGAGTAGATGGTTCATTGAAGGTGATATCGAAGGTTTTTTCGACAATATTAATCATCATATCCTTATCCATACCCTAAGGAAGAGGATAGATGATGAACAATTTATTTCGCTTATATGGAAGTTCCTTAGAGCCGGATATTTAGAGGAATGGAAGTTTCATAAAACGTTTAGTGGTGCACCACAAGGTGGTATTCTTAGCCCTTTACTAGCAAATATTTATCTAAATGAGTTAGATAATTTTATAAATCGGTATAAGTCAACTTTTGATGTAGGAAAAGTTAGAAGGATAAACCCAGCTTATTCTAAAATACAACATCAAATAAACAGGGTTAAGAAAGAACTGAGGGAATCCAAGGAAATAGATGAAGTACGGGAAAAAGAATTAACCAATAAGGTACATGAGTTGTTAGCTGAAAGAGAACGTATTCCTCAACGATATCCGATGGATGAGAATTATAAACGAATCCAATATGTTAGATATGCAGATGACTTTCTCATTGGAGTTATTGGAAGCAAGGAAGATGCGTACAAGGTAAAAAAAGACATTGCTAATTTCTTGAAATCAGAACTTAAGCTAACATTATCCGAGGAGAAAACACTTATAACAAATACGAGGCATAAGGCTCGATTTTTAGGATATGACGTTAAAGTTTTGCGAGATTTTCACTCTAAACGACGAAGCGATGGAATAAAAACAAGAGCATTCTCGTTAAAATGTGAACTATATATGCCTACTGATCTTGTTTATAGTCGCCTGTTTAAAAAAGGGGTAATAAAGGTCAACCAAAAGACAGGTCAATGGAAACCAATGCACCGTCCAGAGTTAATTAAATTGGTTCCTCTTGAGATTTTAAGAAACTATAACGCCCAGATACGTGGAACCTATCAATATTACCAACTGGCAGTTAATGTGTGCCATCTAAACAGTTATAAGTATCTTCTTGAATATTCTATGTACAAAACCTTAGCAAATAAGTACCGTACTACCTTAGGTAAAGCTAAACAAAAATTTATGGTGAACGGAATATTCCAAGTCAGTTATATGACAAAGTCCGGTAAGAAAACGGAAGTGCTTTATGATAAGGGATTTCGTAGGAATAAAGCTCCTATAACTAAAAAGGATATAGAAAAACTTCCTTCGGAAGTATCATACCAATCCCGAACATCGCTTATCCAAAGGTTGATGGCTAATCAATGTGAATGGTGTAAGGCTGAAGAAGGCTCAATGGAAGTTCATCATGTTCGAAAGTTAAAGAACCTTAAAGGGAAAAAGAAATGGGAAAGACAGATGATAGCAAGAAGTCGTAAAACGATGGTACTTTGTCGAAAGTGTCATCATGACCTGCATAATGGGAAGCTAGACTGA
- a CDS encoding MFS transporter, translating to MNKQESSYRWVVFGTALLAYYLIVSQRTAPGLITEQLMKDFHVSASVIGLMTSIQFLAYAGLQIPIGLLSDRYGPNRFLIIGSLLTGIGSLIYSTSPNEYVLIFSRLLVGTGDSMIFVNLVLILSQWFKGNEFVKLLGLIGLVGSVGSLSATVPLSMWISFSGWRVPFLSIGLVLMAVSYLLYVVLVVKPKRLFQDDAKTNKSSVKTPESVWAILRRVMTTRQAWATFLCHFGVVGTYIGFIGSWGVPYGMNVFHLSRADASQLIMYGLFGAMIGGPLISWISSRLNSIKKIYSLIHLIVVFSWTGLLLSGVKPSFMLVVILLFIIGFGNGASALTFAVVRQSFSLKEVGVVSGFANMGGFLSAVLLPSIFGNVLDLFPERSLHVGYHYAFMIPILFSMMGLLGVLLIKEKEKKEQKVLNAS from the coding sequence ATGAACAAACAGGAAAGTAGCTACAGATGGGTTGTTTTTGGAACCGCTTTATTAGCGTATTATTTGATTGTCAGTCAACGAACAGCCCCTGGACTTATTACAGAACAGTTAATGAAAGATTTTCACGTTTCAGCGTCTGTTATAGGATTAATGACTAGTATACAATTTTTAGCATATGCAGGTCTTCAGATTCCTATTGGTTTACTTTCTGACCGATACGGTCCCAATCGATTTTTGATTATAGGGTCGCTTTTAACGGGAATAGGAAGTCTTATCTACAGCACGTCTCCTAACGAATATGTGTTAATTTTCTCTCGTTTACTAGTCGGTACGGGAGACTCCATGATTTTTGTCAATTTAGTGTTAATTTTAAGTCAGTGGTTTAAGGGAAATGAGTTTGTAAAGCTATTAGGTTTAATTGGGCTGGTAGGAAGTGTAGGTTCATTATCAGCTACCGTGCCTTTGTCTATGTGGATTTCATTTTCAGGCTGGAGAGTTCCCTTTCTTAGCATAGGTCTAGTTTTAATGGCGGTATCCTACCTGCTTTATGTCGTTTTGGTGGTAAAACCTAAACGATTATTTCAAGATGATGCTAAAACAAATAAATCCTCTGTTAAGACTCCGGAAAGTGTATGGGCGATCCTAAGGAGAGTGATGACGACTCGCCAAGCCTGGGCAACATTTCTTTGTCATTTTGGTGTAGTTGGTACATATATCGGTTTTATTGGTTCTTGGGGAGTTCCTTATGGAATGAATGTGTTCCATTTATCTCGCGCTGATGCAAGTCAGCTTATTATGTATGGTCTGTTTGGCGCTATGATTGGCGGACCTTTAATCAGCTGGATATCAAGCAGGTTAAATTCCATTAAAAAAATTTATTCACTTATTCATCTTATTGTGGTGTTTAGCTGGACTGGGTTATTACTTTCCGGCGTGAAACCTTCATTCATGCTAGTCGTTATTTTGCTTTTTATCATCGGCTTCGGAAACGGCGCAAGTGCTTTGACTTTTGCCGTAGTACGTCAATCTTTCTCACTAAAAGAAGTAGGAGTTGTATCAGGTTTTGCCAATATGGGAGGCTTTTTAAGCGCCGTATTATTACCTAGTATTTTCGGAAATGTCCTGGATTTATTCCCCGAGCGTTCACTGCATGTTGGTTATCATTATGCTTTTATGATTCCCATTTTGTTTTCAATGATGGGGTTGTTAGGTGTCTTACTAATTAAAGAGAAGGAAAAAAAGGAGCAGAAAGTGCTGAATGCTTCTTAA
- a CDS encoding sigma 54-interacting transcriptional regulator — translation MKKKLVLITGSKQTRIILHDQLKELLDDYIFIECFAIDEELPGEIDGDVVLYSSESIKHEMKDRLDVQHAHEIVGNRTIHHKHINELLQIPAHTKVLIVNDDDKETLKLIESLYQVGINHVQFIPFKKQKTYYEGVEVAVSPGEIHLCPPYVKHVIDIGVRLFDMATIFELIKSFGFNQSNHSIIWDRYLRNIIELQKKLIEAEGQMKELHLHVKSVVNVVEDGILAVDFNKRITLFNKRLESLFQLSSSDVVDREIQHVISNEGLVEFITSSDEKSQYFNVNGYEMVIYKSMIQESNTTVATFKSVNQAVEIEGKAQSELRKNGFSAKYNYQDIIGEHPALLKTIEISRKMAVTEYPILIQGETGTGKELFAQAIHNHSTRKNGPFLAVNCSAMTDTLLESELFGYEEASFTGAQKGGKKGLFESADKGTIFLDEIGVRPYGHIENLLRQEMGVCA, via the coding sequence ATGAAAAAGAAATTAGTTTTAATAACAGGAAGCAAGCAAACTAGAATCATTTTGCACGATCAATTAAAAGAGTTGCTAGACGATTACATTTTTATTGAATGCTTTGCGATTGACGAAGAATTACCGGGGGAAATTGATGGCGATGTTGTCCTCTACTCATCAGAGAGTATAAAGCACGAAATGAAGGACAGATTAGACGTTCAGCATGCACATGAAATTGTAGGGAATAGAACGATTCACCATAAGCATATAAATGAATTGCTGCAAATCCCCGCCCATACAAAAGTATTAATTGTAAACGATGACGATAAAGAAACCCTTAAATTAATAGAATCTCTCTATCAAGTAGGTATTAATCATGTTCAGTTTATTCCTTTTAAAAAGCAAAAGACCTATTACGAAGGTGTGGAAGTTGCTGTTTCTCCGGGTGAGATTCACTTATGTCCGCCATATGTAAAACATGTAATTGATATAGGCGTTAGGCTTTTTGATATGGCGACCATTTTTGAACTTATAAAATCATTTGGTTTTAATCAGTCTAATCATTCAATTATTTGGGATCGCTATTTACGAAATATTATTGAGCTGCAAAAAAAGCTAATAGAAGCAGAAGGGCAAATGAAAGAACTTCACCTCCATGTAAAGAGTGTTGTAAATGTAGTAGAAGATGGGATCCTGGCCGTGGATTTCAATAAAAGAATTACGTTATTTAATAAAAGGTTAGAATCATTGTTTCAGCTATCTTCTTCTGATGTTGTAGATCGTGAAATTCAACATGTCATTTCTAACGAAGGCCTTGTGGAGTTTATTACATCGTCCGACGAGAAAAGTCAGTACTTTAACGTAAACGGATACGAAATGGTTATCTATAAGTCTATGATTCAGGAAAGCAATACTACGGTAGCAACGTTTAAAAGTGTGAATCAAGCTGTTGAAATAGAAGGAAAAGCGCAGTCAGAACTTAGAAAAAACGGCTTTTCTGCTAAGTATAATTATCAAGATATTATCGGAGAACACCCAGCTTTGCTTAAAACGATTGAAATTTCCCGGAAAATGGCGGTTACTGAGTACCCTATTTTAATTCAAGGAGAAACCGGTACAGGAAAAGAGCTGTTTGCTCAGGCTATCCACAATCATTCTACACGTAAAAACGGACCGTTTCTTGCCGTAAATTGCAGTGCCATGACCGATACATTGCTAGAAAGTGAGCTGTTTGGGTATGAAGAAGCCAGTTTTACAGGAGCCCAAAAAGGTGGCAAAAAAGGGCTGTTTGAGAGCGCTGATAAAGGTACGATCTTCCTGGATGAAATTGGTGTGCGCCCATACGGGCATATAGAGAATCTCCTTAGACAAGAGATGGGAGTCTGCGCTTAA
- a CDS encoding sigma 54-interacting transcriptional regulator, with product MLQEKEIRRVGGTRVIPINVRIIAATHNNLLHKMKEGLFREDLYYRLHVLSLTIPPLRYRRTDIPLLIHHFISKSKTWTHIHPEAMKLLIEYEWLGNIRELKGVIEYLLTVCDENEVKAKDVEYRLSSQKEEHTLHEIENESVDLIELQENHALLETIKQCNDTGKAASRKWITQHLKGFTLTEQQVRNRLDVLEEREYIIKRRGRAGTKITEKGLHYLYHLKTKQHLINP from the coding sequence GTGCTTCAAGAAAAAGAAATTAGACGGGTAGGAGGGACAAGAGTTATTCCGATCAATGTAAGAATAATAGCAGCTACTCACAACAATTTACTACATAAAATGAAAGAAGGGTTGTTTCGAGAAGATTTGTACTATCGTTTACACGTATTATCTTTAACGATTCCTCCTTTAAGATATAGAAGAACCGATATTCCTTTACTGATTCATCATTTTATTTCTAAATCAAAAACGTGGACGCATATCCATCCAGAAGCGATGAAGCTGCTTATCGAATACGAATGGCTAGGAAACATAAGAGAATTAAAAGGAGTCATCGAGTATTTGCTTACTGTCTGCGATGAAAACGAAGTGAAAGCAAAAGACGTAGAGTATAGGCTTAGTAGTCAAAAGGAGGAGCATACTTTACATGAAATTGAAAATGAATCGGTTGACTTGATCGAACTTCAAGAAAATCACGCTCTGTTAGAAACGATAAAGCAGTGTAATGATACAGGAAAAGCAGCAAGCAGAAAGTGGATTACACAGCATTTAAAAGGCTTTACTCTTACAGAACAGCAGGTGAGAAATCGTTTGGATGTACTAGAAGAAAGAGAGTATATTATAAAACGCAGAGGCAGAGCAGGAACGAAAATAACAGAAAAAGGACTGCATTATCTATATCATTTAAAAACAAAACAGCACTTAATCAATCCTTAA
- a CDS encoding cyanophycinase — MKKAERKKSIKKQVITCAVLAASLLLPISTSAASAPYTLYQVGSTADKATSTSFGQVYMGGSIDVDEAFKWMIQKANGGDFLVIRATGTDAYNSYIYDLAKSIGKPLNSVSTIVVDDLIRAGSDSSLIDKINKAEGIFFAGGNQADYVDFLEGSPALTALNNRINQGIPFGGTSAGTMIQGDHVYDSISAGSTTLDSKTALNNPYSSLISFTDYLIQTPHNNNIQTDTHFEQRDRMGRFLTFLARNIQDGEETGTSAKGIAVNEQSALLVEKDGSAKVVTQPGSTNAAVYLAKTNKAPATCISGQPLTFNNVSIYKLFNGSTFNLSTWTGSGGLAYTLNVNGGVITSSTGKVYGGNQP, encoded by the coding sequence ATGAAAAAAGCTGAACGTAAGAAAAGTATTAAAAAGCAGGTCATTACTTGTGCTGTTCTCGCGGCATCTCTTTTACTTCCAATCTCCACTTCCGCTGCTTCTGCACCTTATACGCTTTATCAAGTCGGAAGTACTGCAGACAAAGCTACTAGTACAAGCTTCGGACAAGTCTATATGGGCGGAAGCATCGATGTAGATGAAGCATTCAAATGGATGATTCAAAAGGCAAACGGCGGAGATTTCTTGGTTATAAGAGCGACGGGTACTGACGCCTATAATTCATATATCTATGACCTCGCCAAAAGCATAGGTAAGCCCCTTAACTCTGTTAGCACAATTGTTGTCGATGATTTAATAAGAGCAGGTTCAGACTCTTCTTTAATTGACAAAATTAACAAGGCAGAAGGCATCTTTTTTGCTGGAGGCAATCAAGCTGATTACGTAGATTTCTTAGAAGGATCCCCAGCTCTTACAGCCTTAAATAATCGTATTAATCAAGGCATTCCTTTTGGAGGAACAAGTGCCGGCACCATGATTCAAGGTGATCACGTTTATGACTCTATCTCAGCAGGCTCTACAACTTTAGATTCGAAAACAGCGCTAAACAATCCCTATAGTTCTCTTATTTCTTTTACAGATTATTTGATTCAAACCCCGCATAATAATAACATTCAAACAGACACTCATTTTGAACAACGAGATAGAATGGGACGCTTTTTAACATTTCTTGCACGTAATATCCAAGACGGAGAAGAAACTGGAACAAGCGCCAAAGGAATTGCTGTTAATGAACAGTCAGCGCTTCTGGTAGAAAAAGATGGTTCAGCTAAAGTAGTAACACAGCCAGGCTCTACAAACGCAGCTGTTTATCTAGCTAAAACGAATAAGGCGCCTGCTACTTGTATAAGCGGTCAGCCGCTGACGTTTAATAACGTTTCTATCTATAAACTATTTAATGGCAGCACTTTTAATCTTTCCACTTGGACAGGTTCTGGAGGGTTAGCTTATACTTTAAACGTAAACGGCGGTGTTATTACTTCCTCTACAGGAAAAGTATACGGAGGAAATCAGCCGTAA
- the iadA gene encoding beta-aspartyl-peptidase, which yields MLTLIKNAEVYAPQPLGKKDVLLADSKIILIKDYIEHLNTSIPIDVVDAANHIIAPGFIDSHVHIIGGGGEGGYKTRTPELMLTDATTAGVTTIVGVLGTDGTTRRMENLLAKARGLEEEGISCFIHTGSYQIPVKTLTTSIEEDLILIDEIIGVGEIAISDHRSSEPTFEELVKAASAARNGGILSGKAGILEVHVGDGKRKLSLLNQIADETDLPIRQFHPTHINRNEELFKEGIQFAKRGGYVDFTTSTIPYFLEEGEVKCSKGLRIMLEEEVPISSITFSSDGQASLPFFDDNGDYKGLQVGKVSSLFQEVRDAVLEESVPLETALQVITSNPAKVLKLSNKGHIQPGKDADLVLLDKETLTIKTVFAQGKVMVKDGVPVVKGTFE from the coding sequence TTGTTAACCTTAATCAAAAACGCAGAAGTATATGCACCACAGCCTTTAGGAAAAAAAGACGTATTACTTGCAGACAGCAAAATCATCCTTATAAAAGATTATATTGAGCATTTAAATACGTCCATTCCTATTGATGTTGTAGACGCGGCTAATCACATTATAGCTCCAGGCTTCATTGACTCACATGTTCATATTATTGGCGGAGGAGGAGAAGGTGGATATAAAACACGCACTCCTGAACTAATGTTAACCGATGCAACGACTGCCGGTGTTACAACTATTGTAGGTGTACTTGGAACAGACGGTACAACAAGAAGAATGGAAAATCTTCTGGCCAAAGCAAGAGGATTAGAAGAAGAAGGGATTAGCTGTTTCATTCACACAGGTTCTTATCAAATACCAGTAAAAACGTTAACTACCAGCATCGAAGAAGATCTTATTTTAATTGATGAAATTATCGGAGTAGGTGAAATTGCCATTTCTGACCACCGTTCCTCTGAACCGACATTTGAAGAACTGGTAAAGGCGGCTTCTGCTGCCCGCAATGGAGGGATTTTATCAGGGAAAGCCGGAATATTAGAAGTTCATGTAGGGGATGGAAAACGGAAATTATCTTTATTAAATCAAATCGCAGATGAAACAGATCTGCCAATTCGTCAGTTTCATCCTACACATATTAATCGAAATGAAGAACTGTTTAAAGAAGGAATTCAATTTGCAAAACGAGGTGGCTATGTAGATTTTACAACTAGTACCATTCCATATTTTTTAGAAGAAGGCGAAGTTAAGTGCAGTAAAGGGTTACGTATCATGCTTGAAGAAGAAGTTCCAATCTCGAGCATTACGTTCTCATCCGATGGACAAGCGAGCCTGCCGTTTTTTGATGATAACGGAGACTATAAAGGGCTTCAAGTTGGAAAAGTGTCTTCTTTATTTCAAGAAGTACGAGATGCAGTATTAGAAGAATCAGTGCCGTTAGAAACAGCTCTTCAAGTCATTACTTCTAATCCTGCCAAAGTATTAAAACTGTCCAATAAAGGGCATATTCAACCTGGAAAAGATGCAGATTTAGTCCTTTTAGACAAAGAGACACTAACAATTAAAACAGTTTTTGCTCAAGGTAAAGTAATGGTAAAAGACGGTGTCCCTGTTGTGAAAGGAACGTTTGAATAA
- a CDS encoding uridine phosphorylase: MKLYGDFKKEDWLNVLKLSEKELPNAFIIHGEWVFQDNINLWKEILSTDVHMPKWNTVIGKLNNRNIGFANVYGSPMASNIVHQFAGSGTDLFIQTGYFGGLSSTVQYGDILIVSAAKMQDGVSHWYLPEQTLVEADKELVEAACRYCEQKGYSYIKGHTVSMGAMLIETHDMVKEWSLAGFLGVDMETATTLAIAHKFNKRAVGLLNLSDHLLHGDTLYSYTKNRELMESETDKAIRDVALYLSSTY, translated from the coding sequence ATGAAGCTGTATGGTGATTTTAAAAAAGAAGATTGGCTAAATGTATTAAAGCTATCAGAAAAAGAGCTGCCTAATGCATTTATTATTCATGGTGAGTGGGTATTTCAAGATAATATAAATTTATGGAAAGAGATCTTATCCACTGATGTGCATATGCCTAAATGGAACACGGTAATAGGTAAGTTAAATAACAGAAATATAGGATTTGCAAATGTGTATGGCAGTCCGATGGCGTCAAACATCGTACATCAATTTGCCGGCAGCGGAACCGACTTATTTATTCAAACGGGATATTTTGGAGGCTTATCTTCCACTGTACAATATGGAGATATCTTAATTGTATCTGCAGCAAAAATGCAGGATGGCGTATCACACTGGTATTTACCAGAACAAACGCTTGTGGAAGCTGACAAAGAGCTAGTGGAAGCCGCCTGTAGATATTGTGAACAAAAAGGCTACAGCTATATAAAAGGACATACGGTCAGTATGGGTGCCATGCTGATCGAGACGCATGACATGGTAAAGGAATGGTCGCTTGCAGGTTTTCTCGGTGTGGATATGGAGACAGCTACTACTTTGGCCATTGCTCATAAATTTAATAAGCGCGCTGTCGGCTTATTAAATTTATCAGACCACCTTCTTCACGGCGACACTCTTTATTCGTATACAAAGAACAGAGAGTTAATGGAAAGTGAAACTGATAAAGCAATTCGCGATGTAGCTCTTTATTTAAGCAGTACATATTAA